cttctaTAGAAGCTCCTACAGACTTTAAAAACCTTCAAACAAGATCCTTCTTTCTGTTGTATTAGAGTTGAGCTATTTCCCAGAAAGAAGTATGTATGGcaagctttatttttacagaCTTTTTTACACTTCTATAAAAGTTCCTTCCATTTAAGGATTCCCAGAATAGATCTCTTTTTGGTATTGTTCACCTACCCCTTTCTCTGTTGGTTCCCCTCCAATATTTTCATCCACATACCAGTCAGACTCCCACTCCCAGTGTGGTGAAGGCAGTGTGAAACTATCAAGCTGCTGGTGTTTTAGCCCGCTCACATCACTCCACTGCCAGCGGTCACTGGGCAGTAATTTCTCACAAAAGCCACCAACTGGATTCCAGCGCTgccagaaataataaataaagtaTTTGCTTTGAGATCACATTATCTCATTGCACATCTACAGGGAGTCATGAcatgtttcttattttctgcagaagaagaGGAATAAGTTCCTGGGGTGAATGAGAAAGTGTTCACTCCATGAGCCCCTCCCTGACACAGCCTTTGGAGGAAgcttttttaaatgtcaaagaAGGGCTGACTGCAGAGCTTGTCCCAACCGAGTCATTTTCAGTTACATAAACAGGACCATCTGATGCTATATTTTACCAGGCACTGGGCCTTTTTTCTTTGGTGATGTATGGCACCATGACACTGCAGCATTAGGGTAATGCTGTATGGATGGCCTTGGTATCTCTAATCTACTCCCAGAGAAAGATGATTCATATCTTGATCTTGTCTGCACTAGACAAACAGCACTGCCTCTGCCAGGAACAGTGTTGAGAGAACTGTATCAGCAAATCTCCCCTGGatcttatattttttccctaatctGCCCTGAATCAGTTACAGAAGGGATAACACAAGGATTTTCACCAATActgtcattttttcccccccaacaCTCCTACATACTATAGAAATACTGTCAAAATCTGTCCTGTAATACTATCTTACATTTTAGGGCACGTGGAAAATGAGTGGTGCAAAATCTGTCTATAatttttacacaaaatattatttgctgTTACGAGAAATTTAGCCTTTTCTTTAGAAAGGCTAAATTGCCTTGCACATTATCTGCAAACTACTTCAGTATAATTTCATCGTTGCTAGCTCTTGCAGagtatttctttttgtgctttctAGTATTTTGTTTTCCGTTTTTCATCACCtagaacaaacaaaatgaaagttttaaagtaacaaacaaaattttaaattttgcatttttaaagaacatgTTTACACAACAAAAGGAACATTCTTACGTTCTTAAATGGCTGAAAAGCTGTATCAATATTAAATAatgtataaaattaatttgttgtACTTTTGCCCGTGCAGGTAAGTTAATGTCTCTTCCCAATTTATATTCATTCTATTGCCCATTAGAAATCAGAGAAATGTGCTCAAGAAAATCCAtaaattttctctctcaatTAACTTTTGGTTAACTCACAACCAAATTTgataaatttcctttaaaacaccGTTTTAAAGACATTATTTTGGAGTGCATCAGATAGAAATGATCACCTTAACACTTCTATGTGAAAAAGTTGGAAACATTGTACTTTAATGGAAAGTTATGCCTTTATTAGAGAAGTCTTTGGAACACTAAGAAGTAGGATTGTTTAAAGAATAATACATTTTTGATAATATATTATCAGAATATATGatcatatataatatatttctGATCTTTGTTGCCTGGGAAGTTACACGGGACATTTTCTTAAGGGGACTGTGTATTTGCCACTaaggaaaggagaaatggaaaTCACTCAGTGAAAAGGGTGAATGCTCCAGTCTGAAATGGCTCACACAGAACAGGCTGCAGTTCACACTGGCCTTGCTTTTGCTAGGAGCAGGGAAGTGCAACTCCTTTGGGAATTTAACTACAAGAATAACCTGGTGTTTggcacatatatatatatatatatatatatactctTCAGAAACTTctgataaaaaatgaaaacaaatagaaCTGATCAATCCTCCTGTGAGAAAAACACACTGAGACAGCTGATGCAGGCCGTGCTGTCAGTCCAAGCAGTGGCTGTGTCACAGGTACTGTACCTGTCATACCTGGTTCTCATAGGTTTCCTCCTGGTATCTGATGGGAACATCTCCTGAGAACACGTAGGTGTACACCTGATGGTCACAGGCTattccccagcagcactgcttgaCAGCAGAGACCCGCTTGAATTCCAGCTGGGTGTCCTTGCACAGCTCCCAGTACTGGCCAACAGTAGAGAGAGTGTAAACCCTCCCAAAAATGTCAACAGCCCACAAAAGGGAACTGGGCATGGCCATAtctgaaatacaaaaacaaGGTTATTGCTGGAAATGGTGGGTACAAAAATGGATCTTGAATCTGCTGCAGATCAGTCATGCTCTGAGCCATCATCAGTCAAATTAAATAAAGATGTAagggatgatttttttaaaagagcctGTGCAAAGGTGGCAGCCAGACCTCTTtgtcagagctgtgcagccAACACCTCTCAGATGTCCCTGAAAAGCCATAAGGAAGACCTTCCTACCAGATCCTTCTACTGTGCATGCTACAAGAGCTCAGAAATAAACAGGACAGCTctggcaggctggggacagacaTCAGTTCTGAGCTGGGATGAAGGAGAACAGACCATCTCATAGCAGGCAGCTCCACTCTCAGGAGCTCGTGATGCTGGTGGTGCTACACACCCTGCTCATCTCAGCTCCACAAAGCCCTGATATCCCCTGATCCCTGCTTCTCAGCCTCCTCTCTGTGTAACAGCACACCTACACAGGTACAAAGGCAAGGATGTGAAAGGCAGCTTCTCCAAAAGCACACATCTGCTTTTAAACCATGGACAtactgcctgctcctgccaggaaaCCTCTTTCAAAGCATTCCGGATCAGATCCAACTTTAGGATCTCTATACATAGGTGTGATGAATTTAAGTACACACAGAGCATGGTTTGGCAGCAGAGACCTGGTTGAGTTCCATTCTGGTTCTATCACATAATAACCTGTCATTTtctgggcactgcagccctgcccttctCAGAGGGGTGAGGCAGGTGCACATCCGTCCTTTCAGAAGTGAAGAAAGGCCAGGGTATTTCTGTCACTTGACCTTCTAGACGCCATCAAAACAGACAAATTTTAGTAGTTCTGTGTGTTTGACAGTCAGAATTGCTAATGAATGTTTTGAACTTTGCCTTCAGCTCCTTTAACTATGCAGCAGGGaactgggagaggaaaggaggaaaggggacTCAGCTCCCACACAATGAAAGAGGAATTCTTGCTTGTAGTCAGTGTGGAACACTGCTTCTTTGCTGTCAAATGGCAACTCTGCTTTTAATACAAGAGCCTCAGgagagctgcctgcctgctttcTGACAGAAGAGGTGGCACATAGGGACTGACTTGTACTCTGTATGTGAATGGCAGAGGTGAAACTGTGAGGAATCTCACACAGCTGGGTCAGTGTCAAAGAACAGCACAAGAAATTCCCCTGGGATCCCAGGGAGAATCAGGAGTCTTTGCTTCATAAAATTGCTGCTGCTAAGTACCTAAAAACCTGATCCAACAGGTGAAGAACAGGTAACAGTGAcaagaaaacacacagcagcagggaatgaGTGATACCAGAGGAAGGTCCTATTAGTTGTAGCATAACTAAGATGAATTCTCtggttttcacatttttccctgTTATTGCTGGGAATTTGAAGGCATGAATCTTTGTCTGCTCTTGGATCAACCATTTACCTTCTTTATATCCTCCTATAATGGAGTACAGAAGGACATAACATGGAATAATGGAACAAAGTGAAGAGGAGATGAAAATTAGTGTGTGTATCACTGGGAAAATAAAGGCTGTGAAAATAACCCTTCAATATCAGCACTCAAAATTCTCCAAAACAGTGTTTATAAAAGAAGACAATATTATGCACTTCATTTTACGTAACCAGAATACTAGAGAGTCTGCAGTGAAGGAAGCATTATAGATAATGCAACAATGACAGTTACCTAGCCAGGTAACAAAGAAAAGTGATGCTTGGGTCTCTTAAAGATGGACAAAGATACAAATGAAGGCCTGTACCTGGAATGACAGTCCAGGCGGGCAGAAAAGTACCTGGGACAGTTCAGGAAAAGGTGATGAAAATTCCAAAGATTATGAAGTTAAGAAAAACATAGATGGGACAACTAAAATAATGCAGGCTAATGCAACTGGTTTAAAATACCCAAGGCAGCCAAGACAAGTGGGAGTTTCtacatatttttccatctgaacTTTTGAGACAGTGTTTGGGGCATCATGGGAAAATCCCAAATGCATTTTGGATTATAAGCTTTAAAGACTTCACTTTAGGCCCCTTtgcactggctgtgctgcagaagaTGAAGACAGATATTGCCCAATTTTGAAGGattctcagtgctgctggcttATGTGCTCTTTCGTGAAGGCAGAAATTATCAAGTAATCTCAGGGGCCTGGAAAAAATCTGATCTGCTGGATTATTCCTCATAATGCAGCTCAGCCGGGTAATTTCAGAAATGcttaaatgaagaaaacatattGGTAATCATTATTTCCAGTGGCCTGGCATATCACTGATTGCTACAGAATTCAAGAAAAACATCGCAATTCCTTGCATATAATAGAAGCAATGCTGTTCCTCGGGAGAGCAGGGCCCTGTCCCCGAGTTCAGGCCGTGGCGGTGGAAGGATGCGAACCACCCCAAGACTGGACGTGTTCCAAGGCACACCGCGCACACACTTCTCCTGGGTGTCACACGAACCGAGCGGCGACTCCTCCGGCAGCCCCGGTCCAGCCACGGCCGCGCCGCGCGGAGCCCGCGGGGATCCCAGAGCGCCGCACGGACGCGGCAGGGCGCACACCGCCCGGCAGCCGCGCACGGAGCCCTCCGCCCGGGCATTAAGGCCGGATCGGCTTAGGAGCCGTGCGGGGCTGCGGCGCCACCGGCCTggggcggccccgggccgggcacagccccgctccccgggccgggcacagccccgctcccccgCTCCCTgggccgggcacagccccgctccccgctccccgcgccgggcacagccccgctccccgctccccgggccgggcacagccccgctcccggctccccgggccgggcacagccccgctcccggctccccgctccccgggccgggcacagccccgctcccggctcccCGTTCCCCgggccgggcacagccccgctcccggctccccgctccccgggccgggcacagccccgctcccccTCTCCCCgggccgggcacagccccgctcccggctcTCCGCTCCCCgggccgggcacagccccgctcccggctccccgctccccgggccgggcacagccccgctccccgcgggctGCGGCAGGAGGCGGGCGCGGGGCTCCGCCGGCGGGGACGCGACCCGAAACGCCCCGGGCGCCCCCCACGCCCTCcccgcgggggctgcgcggAGGTGCCGGCACCTCCCCACGGCTCCGGCACTGCTCCCGACGGCGATGGAGCCGCCGGGAAGAGCGGCAGGGGCCCGACCTCCACCCaccccgcccggcccggcccggcaccGGCCCGCGGGCAGCgagcggcgctgccccggccccgggctcGCCCCTCACCTGCCTCCCGCCGCCCGGCGCCGCTCCCGGCGGAAggagccgccgcgccccggcagggcggccccgcggagccgcgGCCGGCGGGGAGCGCCGCGCCCACACCGGCTCCGAGCGCCGCCGCCATTGGCGCGGACCGGGCGCGTCacggccggggcggcggggccggggccgcggggctcCACCGGGGCCCGGTCGGGGAGCGCCCGGGCGGCTCCTGCGGGAGATCCAGGGAGGGCCACAGAGCTGAGCGAGGATCTCatgagggaaggctgagggagctgggcctgttcgGCCTCGAGAAGAGAcgactgagaggggacctcatccATGTGTAGAAATATCGAAAGAGGTGTCAGGAGGAGGCTCTGCTTGGGGGTGCCGGGCAATAGAACATGAGACAGCGGGCAGAAACCGATACAGGAcattccacctgaacatgaagAAGAGCAACTTTCCCGTGCAGTGAccgagcactggaacagattgcccagagaggtgtgGAGTTCCTGCACTGAAGATACTCAAGGACTGAACGCCATCCTGTGCCATGCGCTCTAGAATGACCCTGCTTCAGCAAGAAGGTTGAACAGATGagccactgtggtcccttccaacccaccccattctgtgatgctgtgactCTGGAAGGGGCTCGTGCAGGCAGAGCCCATCCATCCGTCTGTCCAGCTGCTCCAAgtgagcagtggctgcagctggagtgaGGGAAACCAGCCTTTGCCTGGAGTTGCCTTTTGCCACCAGTAAATGCCCTGCCTGGGGTGTAAGGAAGGAGGAGGCCTTTCTGTCACAATCTGTGGCAGTGCAGTAGGAACACAGTAACAATCCTCCTTCTCTGGGCATCATCAAAGCTGCTGCTTAACATTTATTGCAGGATACCATGCACTTGCCCTGCTACAAACGATAACTGCTTGCTTGTACATCTTAGGTTTTGCCATCACATGCCAGCTCATTTTGTAGTGAGACAGAAAATCTAACAAGATAGGCAAGGACTCCCATGCCTGTCCATTCAAATATCTGAATCAAAAGTACCCCAGACCTTCCTATGTCTTGCAGGCCAGTACAGGACTTGAAAAAGCATTGCAGATCTCTTTCAAAGGGAACTGGCCAAGCTGTTGTGAGTCTTGCCTGAGGAGTTTGTAGTTGCTGGTTAAGGAGAACACGTCTGCCTTGCTCTGGTCCTGTGGGCTGCGGGTTCAGATGGTTTTGGTGTGCAGTGGGTTGTGGTCTGGAGGGTTGATGCACACATGAAATTCTCTAGAATGATTCCTGTGTGAGGCAAAGCCATCCAGTCTGGGTTGTTTCGTGCTGAGCCCTCAGGACACTTGACTCACTGCAGTGGTTTGGTCCCTTGCACAGACTGGGGCCTACCTCAATGCAGAATTTTTGCTCACTAGTAATGTTTCGATGATTTGATCATTGTAGCAAAACATATTTATCAGACTAAGTACAGTTTATATCTTAGAAAATTTGCTTTGCAAGATTTTCAGTGGTTGTGACTGATACAATTGATGTGTACTCCATCCCGTGGCCACTATTAGCAggtagaaacaaaattttagtTGTTTTACATGGGAACTAGATTGCAGAAGAATTTATGGAGcatttcttgggtttttttcacagtttgGATTTTGAACTGCAGTCTATAATCTTACAGGATGGCAGCAAAAAGACTGGATATGCGAGGGGTTTGCACAATCAGTCATTTACAACCAGTACAGTTTTCCCCTGGTTATTTTAAGGAGGACATTACATGTGAAACCAAACAAGTGCTCTCCATATCACTGGCAGCACGTGCCTTCTGTGTGGTCAGTGGCTCTGCTACACCTGTCCTTTGATGTAGAAGTTAGGATTGAATGGATGCCCTACAAGAactctctctgctctggtgtCCAATGCTGAGCCCTGCTTTGTTCAGTTGCTGGTGTGGCAATAGAGCTCCCATTCTGTAAGGAGCTAATGAGGAAGCTTTTGCAAAGACAGCTGAATATAAATGGCTTTGCACTGGGTTAATGGGAACGTCCCTTCCAGCCTGTGGCCTGTGAAAAGTGCATCCTGGGTCTTCTCTAAATggctgagagagaaagagaaagaaaacacacagataTCCTTCTTCACTTCTGTCCTTCAGTCCTGTGGTTACTGCATGACTCAGGAAGAAGGAACTTTATCCAGTGAACCAAAGCCTAGTCAAGATATCTTCAATCCTATTTCACTGCTTTGCAGCCTTTTTCCTAATGCAGTCAGAGGGGGTTTGTATCCTACTCTTGGCTCTTCCGTACTTTCCCAAACCTCACTTCTTAAATTCCCTTTAAAAGAGGGATTCTTCCTTGTTAATTACCATTCATTTTAAGGAAGTAACTTTCCCCTAATGAGGAAGTGCTGAATCGCATTTGTGTCTTAAGATTTTTCATTCAAAAGTCTTATGCAATATTTATACTGCTACAGTTAAAGTAAGCAAGAGAGCCCTCGGTGCCGTGGCTGTCCGTGCAGGGCAGTCGGTGTCGGTGCCGGTGCGGGGCTGTGGGTGTCCGTGCAGGGCAgtcggtgccggtgccggtgcgggGCTGTCCGTGCAGGGCAGTCGGTGCCGGTGTCGGTGTAGATTTGTGGGTGTCCGTGCAGGGCAgtcggtgccggtgccggtgcgggGCTGTCCGTGCAGGGCAGTCGGTGTCGGTGCCGGTgccggcggggcgcggcccCTTTAAGGCCGCGGGTTCCCTGCGCCgcccgccggagccgccgcgcgCCGCTGGGGGAGCGGCGTCACGTGGGGCGCGGCGGCCTCGTGACCGGCCGCGAGCGCAGCACCGGGGCCGCCGCTCCGCGCGCGCCGCTGGGGAGGGGCCGCTCCCgtccccgcccgccgcgggcccctcgcgccgccgccgcccccgaGCTCCGGCGcccccgggcggggcggggcggccggcgcgcgccgggcccggcgccgCTTCCTGGTCGGCCCCGCGGGACGAGGCAGCGCCGGCCCAGCATGGACAGCAAACCGCTGCTGCAGGAGCGGCCCCCCGCCTAcagccccgccgcgccgggcgcGCCGGGCTACGACTACGGGCACGGCAACTACGGCGCCATCcccgccccgcagcccggcTTCCAGCCGCCCCCGCCGTACTCCTACCCgggcgccgcggccgccccaGGTGGGTCACGGGCGGCGCCGACTCCGGGGGGCTGCGGGTGGGGGGTCCCGGTGTGCGGAGCGGGCGCCCGAGAGCCCCGCTGCCCCTCCGCTGGGGCGGGGGCGGCTGTGGAGAGGTCCCCCGGCTGCCGGCACCCGGCGGGGGtgccccggggccgcgggctcgggagccgggctggggccGGCCGGCGGCAGCGGGGAGCTCCCGGGCCGCTGCCGCGTGCGGCTCCCCCGGCCGAAGGCAGCGCAGGGAGCGGGTGCGCCGCGATCCAGGTGTTCCCAAGCGCCATCTCCTTTGCCCTCCTGCCCCCGGGGCCCCCGGGGTGTTCGTGCTGCgctctccccaaaatccccgcTGGGATTGCGGGCATTCCTCACACGCGCGGGTTCCCTGCCTCGCAGTAGTGGCAGAGCCGCCGCTGTGCTTGGCACTAAAACAGACCCCAAACTTGTTCTTTGCCTGCACTTCGCTGTACTCTGgttaatgtttgttttttctgacaCACTTCAGTAGTCTGAGAGAGACTTAGTCAGGTGAGTAGATGCAGTACTTTCATTAACAATTAATACTGACATCTGCTGAAGAAACGAGTAGCCTCTCAGGAAAGGGGATTGCTTCAAAAGTTACAGAAGTCACACAGCAGACACAGAAGACACAGACCCGTCCTTGAGTCGAACCCTGAGGCTATAGATTGATTTTCCTGTTGATAACGTGAAGCTTGTTTTCCTGCAATACAGGTATTAGTGgttattttcagtttgaataGTGAGGTTGCCACACTTCACAGATGGATAGCTTGAGTGAAGAAAGTCTGAGAACTTGGGAAATAAGCTCAAAATGGATTATAACTGGGCAAACTGTGCCTTTATTGCACTGCGTGCATCTAACCATCCATTTCAAAACCTTTGttataatataatttaaatttttttagtaAAGCAGTTAAAGCCTTCTGTCTTTTATCTACAGCCATTAAAATTACTTATTCTTTTGCTAACAACATGGACTTTCTGAAAGTTGGGGCTTTTTCCTATACTATCTCTTTCTGCTTgcatcctatcctatcctatcctatcctatcctatcctatcctatcctatcctatcctatcctatcaCCTTGCTTTCCAGTTAGAAACTTAGTATATGGaattaaaacttgaaaatagAGGAAGATTTATCCTTTTTTAAATCGTTTGTCTGCTGGAGTGGGGCATTCTTGATATATAACATCCAGAAGTGGAAGCTGTGGTCATTGTTTAAACAGTTTTTCCCGGGTGCTCAACAGCATTGAAACAAAATCTTGAAGTTAATTATTAGCTCAGTGTCCTTTTGGGATGGTTAAATTGATACTTGGGTTTATGAAGTGGCTTTGTTATTAGATGTGCCAGGTGTTCCAGTTCTGATTTTGATAGAGTTTAATCAAGACTACATTCctctttattattttccatATGTTTTGATGTCACACTTGTAAATTGTCATTGTTCTGTGTGCCTTACGTGTGGtgattgaggtttttttcttattctagGGTATCCTGTTCCTCCACCAACATCACAGCCAAACTATTCGAGCACGTACACCATCATTCAACAGCCTGCCACCACCACTTCTGTAGTAGTAGTTGGTggctgtcctgcctgcaggtAAAATGGCTCTTGAGGAATTAAACTCAGCCTTGGGTTTTGTTATTTAATGTAGAGGTATCCATGTGGTTCCTTGGTTTTCAGTAGCTTTTCTTTGTGTATTACAATTAACTGAAAAGGCTCTAAGATCTAGGAGTGGAATGCCTTGGTTTGTGTAGTGAGAGCTTGTCCTGGTGGGCTCGTGACATGAGCTATAACGTGAATCTGTTCTTTAAGATGGAGGAAGATCTGTAAGTGATGTTTTAATGAAATGGCACTTCAGTAACAGATGTAACAGGTCAGTTCTTGGGGGAAAGCATGACAGGAAGTCCTTTCTGATGCGTTTATGCCTGGTAATGGTGAGTAGCATGATTTTATTGTGAAACTCTGCAATCTTTGACCACAGTCACTTCTGGTTTTCTGGCAGTACTGTGGAAGAACTTCTGCTGTTGTGGTGTGTATTCCCATTCCCAGAACAAACTGCAAAACCAGGCAGGGTGATTGTCAGTATTGGCTGGAAACATTGGTGTCTTAAAGCTTTAAAAGATCTCTAAAAGTCCTTTAactgcagaagagcagagaaattGATAGACCAGACCAAAAATGTCAGTCTGCTGCACTggtgaaaaccagaaaaagtgGTCAGCTGTTACATGGAGTTGCAGCAAGAGGACAACTTCCCCCTTGGAGATCACAGCCATAAAAAAGGAAGGAGGCACTCAGTTTTCTCCCTCGTGCTGTAAGTCAGCTGTAGTCCCTTTCACTTCTCAATTCTTCTCTTCCTGGGATATTGGCCGTGGCTGAGGACAGAGGGATTGCTGCTGGTGCAGTTcaggcactgctctgcctggccaGCTGTGACTCAAATGCAGGCTCGTTGCCCTCTGTTAAAGTGTACAGGAGTTACCCTTGGGGTGTCTTGCAAGGAGGCTCTTGATACTCTGCAGGTCTGAGCCCTTCCTTGCCTTTCAGAAGGTGTAGGAAAGCTGCCTGAGTCGCTGAAGGGATTCCAGTTTGGTGTGTGAGTGTGGCAGA
This genomic window from Motacilla alba alba isolate MOTALB_02 chromosome 14, Motacilla_alba_V1.0_pri, whole genome shotgun sequence contains:
- the BRI3 gene encoding brain protein I3; this encodes MDSKPLLQERPPAYSPAAPGAPGYDYGHGNYGAIPAPQPGFQPPPPYSYPGAAAAPGYPVPPPTSQPNYSSTYTIIQQPATTTSVVVVGGCPACRVGVLEDTFTCLGVLCAIVFFPIGILFCLALRQRRCPNCGAAFG